The nucleotide sequence CAGACTTAAGAAAGATGCCTTAGAAATTTTAGCTTCACATCTGGAAAAAAATCCCAAAGTTGCAATCGTGTCCGCTGATCAGAAATATTCGTATACATCAAACGAGAAATTTGATGAGATAAAAAGAAACAAAATTCGAAGGTGGAATGATTTTTCTATTACAAGATTGTTAGAAGCAAGTTTAACAGGACCGCAACCTATGTGGAGAGCTTCACTTCATTTAGAGGATGAAATATGGTTTGATGAAAATTTGGAAGTCGCAGGCGATTATGATTTTGCTTGTAAAGTTGCACTTAAGTATAAGCTTTATCACATACCGAAAGTTTTAGGTTCCTATTACCTTTCAACAAGCAGGGAGAACAAGGAATATAAAGAACAGAAAAAGGGAATTACAGAATCATATCATATCCGAAATAAATATTGCGAGCAATATATTCGCTATTTAAGCTTTCAAGAATTAGAAATTAAAATTCATTATTATAATAAATGGAGTCAGGCAGGAAAATTACTCTTCTACTTTTGGAAATTATTGTTCAAAATCATATCTCCAGCACGAAGACTGGAAACAAGAGAGTTCGTTACATTTTTTGCAGTTAAATTGAATAGCCATTTAGGGTTGAACAAAAATGCAATGGCTCTGTGCGACAATTATTTAAGTAAATATTCCTCATTTGATATATCGAGTTTAAGGTATTCACTAACTAGTGAATTAATGTATAAGGTTTCAGTAAGTGTAATAATACCTACCTTCGACCGTCCAAATTTTTTGGATGATGCACTTGAAAGTCTGACAAATCAATCCTTTAAAGATTTTGAAGTAATTGTTATAAATAATGGCGAGGTGAAAATATCAGATTTAATTGAAAGATTCTCTGGAAGAATTAGTATTAGGCTTTATGACTCAGAGATTAAAGGGAATGTTTCTCACGCTAAAAACATTGGATTAAAAGCCGCTTCCGGTAAATATGTAGCTTATTTAGATGACGATGATTGGTATCATCCTGAGCATTTACAAACTCTGTACGATTTTCTGGAAAATTCTGAGATTATGTTTGCGTACACTGATGCCCTTGTTGAGTTACAGGATAA is from Ignavibacteriota bacterium and encodes:
- a CDS encoding glycosyltransferase, encoding MTNPNPVVSAIISTYNSEKFIEGRIVDLLEQTIADRIEIIIVNSGSAENEGKIIQPYLRNYTNVHYLRTEQRESIYKAWNRGIKVANGKYITNANTDDRLKKDALEILASHLEKNPKVAIVSADQKYSYTSNEKFDEIKRNKIRRWNDFSITRLLEASLTGPQPMWRASLHLEDEIWFDENLEVAGDYDFACKVALKYKLYHIPKVLGSYYLSTSRENKEYKEQKKGITESYHIRNKYCEQYIRYLSFQELEIKIHYYNKWSQAGKLLFYFWKLLFKIISPARRLETREFVTFFAVKLNSHLGLNKNAMALCDNYLSKYSSFDISSLRYSLTSELMYKVSVSVIIPTFDRPNFLDDALESLTNQSFKDFEVIVINNGEVKISDLIERFSGRISIRLYDSEIKGNVSHAKNIGLKAASGKYVAYLDDDDWYHPEHLQTLYDFLENSEIMFAYTDALVELQDKKDNTYFTTKKFVEYSKDFNRNLLLIKDYIFTPCVMHHRRCFEVVGYFDEKLSTDEDMDMWIRMSRIYDFKHIKKVTCSVRRTSDTGSLTKDWSKMYQNAKYLNEKHSNYGKFNPIVCLGRKYYLELRKSRAKRSQYGTVSNYY